In Helianthus annuus cultivar XRQ/B chromosome 8, HanXRQr2.0-SUNRISE, whole genome shotgun sequence, a single genomic region encodes these proteins:
- the LOC110869995 gene encoding uncharacterized protein LOC110869995, which yields MELSGFDKAVGMGLEKGCESCFKDECLAIKLKAIKDEIKLWRSSEKIKEEEQMVTANENLQKKKIEEEAEMRSLTEQEIGMWQGYKKTIREWQKAKAKDLIQKSRIKWVAMGDENSTFFHTVVNSHKIRNRVNVLWIDGSWITDAKEIKDKFMAAFKDKFKEPISSRPRIGMDGFKSLTEDEKKGLIEQFKEEEIRNTIWECGGDKSPGPNGITITVIKT from the coding sequence ATGGAATTATCCGGGTTCGATAAAGCGGTCGGAATGGGTTTGGAAAAAGGGTGCGAGTCATGTTTTAAGGACGAATGTCTAGCTATTAAACTCAAAGCAATTAAAGATGAAATAAAGCTATGGAGGTCTAGTGAAAAGATAAAGGAGGAGGAACAGATGGTAACGGCAAATGagaatttacaaaaaaaaaaaatagaggaAGAAGCGGAAATGAGAAGTTTAACGGAGCAGGAGATAGGTATGTGGCAAGGATACAAAAAAACGATAAGGGAGTGGCAGAAAGCAAAAGCAAAAGATTTGATACAGAAATCACGCATAAAATGGGTAGCAATGGGGGATGAAAATTCAACATTTTTTCATACGGTCGTAAACAGCCACAAAATCAGAAACAGGGTAAACGTTTTGTGGATTGATGGTAGTTGGATTACAGATGCTAAGGAAATCAAAGATAAGTTCATGGCAGCTTTTAAAGACAAGTTTAAGGAACCGATATCATCAAGGCCGAGAATAGGTATGGATGGATTCAAGAGTTTGACGGAGGACGAGAAAAAGGGACTCATAGAACAGTTTAAAGAAGAGGAGATAAGAAACACAATATGGGAATGCGGGGGAGACAAATCACCGGGTCCAAACGGGATTACAATCACCGTTATAAAGACGTAG